Below is a genomic region from Brassica rapa cultivar Chiifu-401-42 chromosome A08, CAAS_Brap_v3.01, whole genome shotgun sequence.
TGCCGCTACCAGAAGCTAAAATTCCACTGTGACCACCGTCAATGACAGAATCCTGTGAATCTGAACATACTTTATGACTACCAGAACTCCATCCAACCGAGGAGAGGCACCGCTGAAAAAATAGAGGTCTGAAAGAATACATTGGAAAACAAATAAGTCTGAATACGATATATATAGGGTGCTGAGGTGAGAAAATCACAACAGTTTCATAGGCTTTTGATTGAGGCAGTAACAATGGTGGTTTAAGTGAATTAAAAGTGGTAGGTGAACGATACACAGGATGAGCTGAGGAGATCAAAACATCAAGGGATTCTCTCATAGAGGTGAGGAAGATGAACAGTATATGAGTTGGTTTTCGTGCTGATAAGCTGGGCCATAAAGTAAGCTTAGAGGAGATTAGCTtttaagagcatcattatcccaAAACCTCTTTTTGGGTctcttaatgtttttttaatactttaagtagttaaagtgaggttaagaGACATAACTAAGAGACCTATACAATTAACGTCTCCAATGCAAGTCTCTTATTTAggggttcttaaaaaaaatgttatgagAAGAAGATATCATATagaatttttattgttttgtgaataaaatttgTGATCAAGAGAAGGAGAGaacaaaaacatgttttgatCAAAAGTGTTTGGCCGTTATGTATGGAGAGAACAAGAACAAGTTTTGATCAAATGTGTTTAGTGGTTATGTATGGTATAAAGGAGAGAACATGAAGTTGTTTTGATCAAAATGTGTTTGCTCTTGTATGGTGAGAAAGATAGAAAATGAAGTTGTTTTGATCAAAGGTGTTGCTCGTTCTATATGCAGAGAATGAGAGAAAGAAGTTGTTTTATAAAGAACATGAATGAGAATACAAACTTTATAAACAAGCATACAAAAGGAGAACATGAAGGAGAATACAAACTAGACTCGACAACACCAACTACTAGACTACACAAGCCTACAAAAGTCTGTCAAAAGCATGGATTACAAAAGACAAGTCCGTGAACACACATGAGaacataaaattacaaaatactaGACTAGACAACACAAAATTACAAAAGAGTAGTCTACAATGCTTCTTCCTCGGTGACAAGTCTGTGACACGCCGTGATTATTCAAGCGAAGGTCATCAAGAAAATGATCAGGCTTTGAGTCAATTATAGTGTGCTCCTgacaaacaagaaaacaaaacaatacaACTTAGCATATTCCCAGCCATGGCAACACTTGAAAACAACACAGTGATTCCTTAGTTTTCAGACAAAATTGAACCAAGGGTATTACCTTTACTGACACACGAACAATCCCAGCAAGACCGTAAGAGCGAACAAAAACCAGCTTGACGTTTGCTTCTCTACAGATTCTATCAAGCTTAACCATTGAATCTCCCACTAGCTGCAGACAAAAGGATGAACACACAAATAAAGGATCAATAAGGCAACAATCAATGAAGCACTGGAGAAAGGTCTATAAAAAAATCTGAGAGCATAAAGAAGCTCCAAAGAGACACAAAAGCTATCAACTTTAATACAAACTATCAATTGGGGAAAGACTCTACCCTGGTGAAGTACCTTAATAAATCAAAAAAGCACCCAACTTTACAACTACCAACATAATCATATTACCTGAGTGGCTATAACAAGAGTGAACtgagagaagaaagaagggCTTGTCATAATCAGCGTATCAGGACTCTCCTCAATAAACTTAGCTTTAACAGAATCATATCCTGCCATGTTCTCACGATTGATTACTTCTACTCCCAATACGACGAGCTATGGAGTTTATACAGAGAGAGAAGTAAATCTGGATACCTTAAAAACAAATCAGTATGAAGAACAAGAcacataaaaaacaaaattatctaCAACCAGAAACAGAGATCAAACCGATAGAGACGACGATACCACCGAGAGAGACGCAGGCTGATTCCGTCGACGAGAGATTCCGTTGAGGAGAGAGCACCGGCGAGGAGATATCACCAGAGAGAGACGGTGTCGACGAGGAGTCAAGAGAGAATGAGAGAAGATGATCcggcaaagagagagagaaagatgcGTGAATGTGTGACCCGTGTCACATAAAACCCGTCTCTTCTGCCTCCTAATTAAGAGACGTCTCTGGTataattatcaattttttttttttttttaaacctaaATACCCTAGAGACGTGACTTAAGACACCGCGTTAAAGGTGCTCTAATTAGCAAAGGCCCAAGTATTTTATGAAACTCAAACACGTCTATGAAATCCCGGGGAAGTTATTCATGACATGGCAAGGAGTGTGAGCTGTCAACATCTGAGTGGATGATTTTTTATGAGGACGTGGCATGCTTCTCCTTTGAGCATATCTTTCTTTTagtatatgatgatgatgatgatgatgatgatgatagatTATGATTTTGAAATTCTTAATTAAAGCATCGTACATAGTGTAATTTAGATAATCAATAAGAAGTTTGGCgtataaacatttatttttcagttacaaaaaaaaaataaacatttatttttagttagaaTATTATTTTCGCGCTTATGAACACTATTTTGCTGGATTCCGTAATTTCCGTGTACGTCCATGTAAAGTCTAAAGACAACTAAAAACGTTTCATGTGGCTCCAACGGCTGTGATTAATTTGCAgctgttttttttaatcaaattacGTTGGGGCCAACCTTGCCAAAAACGGTCGTTTAAAGTCTGACGCCTGTTAAACAAATCTTAAGGACAtgattggttttcccgctaccacccgcaaacgcagcttttgcggttggtagcggctCACAGCGTTTTGAAACAATCACACAAATcgctacaaatcgcttcaaaccgctccgaacctcttaaaatcaaaagctggttccagctagcgtttgcggttgcgggcggttgcggtaggattcttttttttttctttttttttaaaaccatgtaaatacaaaaataaaaatattcaataaaaattttaaattgaaattataaaaatactaaaatatatctattatattttaattaatattataaaattttaaaataaaaatattttctataattttaaaaaatttaaaactataactttctaactataattttcatatttattataatattataagttAAACTAGTGATGTCAGGCGGCTCAGGCCTCTGCCACGTGGATGATGTAACAAGGTAGAATATTATACTGGTACTATCTTAAGATTGAtgtttagattttagattttatatttgcAAGATTAATGTTTTAGACTTTAATGAATGTACATTGTTTAAAACCTAAAACATATATTAAGGGGGTGATTGGTTAGACTGTACTGTAAAAAATTTACTGTAAAATTTGTACTGTAAGTGTATTGGCTGTAGCTGTACATTTTacaaatgtatatttttttgcagAGATTTTTGCTGTAGTTATGATAATTGTAGCTCTAAATTATTGGCTATacttttgtaaaataaaacatgattgGATAAAATGTGTTGTAgctgtaaaatttttttttctgttaatttaaaaatacaacaatttataaaatctatccaaaataaagaaaaccatctaaaataaaaaaaaaatagtcaaaGGAAAACCATTATTGTTCTTCTTTCTCACGTGATTTGGAAAACGTATTTGAAAATTTAGTTTTCTAGACTTAATGCTTTGAAGAAGAAAAGCGTATTTATAAAACAAGTGTTACGTTAGGGTTTTCCTTGCTTAAGTTATCTATtgatttttcctttttgtttttagttgataatttctgtttttaagtttatctaactttaaattattattagtttatGATCAAGGATTATCATGATTCGAATATATACACGTACCTCGTATGTCGATGGAAAAATATAACGTGATTTTTTTTCAGTTATGAGTTTATCTTTTCTACAGCCCAAATAATAAGGATGTAGGATTTTTgtctaaaacaaatagaaaagttaaagttttatttttatttttgctgTATCTTGAAAAAATAAAGCTACAACTTGATTggcaaaaatttataaaattttgctGTAGATTTTAACTTagaaaataaagctaaagcatgattggttaGGATTAGTGCTTTAGgaaaaattaaagctaaagtaCTAAGTTAAAGCCCAACCAATCATCACCTAAATTCTTAAAATATGAATAGTAAAGCtttattggaaaaaaaaatcaaaataaaaaaaaataacgataaaatattcttaaattttttttaattaatatttgtgaagatttttaaaaatagaaaagattAATACGGAGAATAGTTTTTTGATGAATGTACgattaatcaaattttaatattgttaaCTGTATgattagaaaaattaaaaaacttacGATTAGTCGATTTTAAAATTCCTTTCGAATAAatcacaaataaaaataatagcaTATACAAGTTAATATGAAAAATCTTTATAAACCTGCTAATTGTCTTACATTATTTTGCGAGTTGTATTTACCACTATTTAAAAAGTCTTATAATGAAGGTgcaattcaaaatatatttttaaaaatcttataaaagcTAGTAATTGGATGGAACACTTCAACTATTTAATTATTCAACATCAGTTTCACGtatttaacaaataataaatattatctaTGAAAATGATAATAATATGTCAActaagtttattatatattagggAAAATATTAGGTAACTATGTGTGGTCACTTTGTCATGACAAGTGACCACAAAACGTTACTATCGTTTTAGTAGTTAGTACGGAAATGGATCGCGGTATTTTACAGTTTGTACTGTGTGGTGATCACTCCTTTTGTTAGTTTACGTTAGTGTGGATAGTTTGTGATCTCCGAGAAGCCTCAGTTGGGTTTGGGCtagatttacatatataatgtaGAGACCTCACAGGCTTGTAACATATAGCACATATAGCCCATTGGGGATAAATGAGACTTAAgattattcaagaaaaataaatttgtgaGATGCCCAATTTGGTAGCTGAGTTTGTGAGTCACTTGTCGTAACAATTTCACGCGCAAACAACCCATCCACCAAAATAAAACGGACAAAACATTCAATGCTCATCTCATTATCAGAACACACAGACATTTCGAATTCTGGCAGCTATTTCTTTGGTCCTAGCGTGTTGAGCCTTAGCATTGCAACACGGTATTCCAGACATAATAGCACAAAATCAAATTAGAGATATATTGTACCCGAACAATATGATCACTTCATTATCGCCTATACCATACAACACTATATTTCTTTGGTCCTACAATTAGACAACCCCAGCACATCTGCTGGACAAAAGCCGTCTTTGTCTTTCGACCTGGGTCATACTCTTTGTCTTTCTGTTGTACACTTGTATTCCACAGAAAAGATTGTATAGATCTATGGGAAGCACACTATCCGCGGGTCGTGAACAAGGGTCATGTTGGGCGTATGTTTCAAGCCGTTTAATCGAGAGCCATTTGAATGCGAGAACCAACAATTGTCAACATCATAGCCGTGAGTTCACTGTAGGGGGTTTACATTCGACAACAGCAGAAACGATCACTATCTTTAATAATGTTTccacaattaaaaaaacaacaaagaCAGAGAGGCTAATAAGAGATCGCTGAGTTATAGTTGACTAAAATAAGTTTGTAGCTTTGACCAGCCCATCTTCATTCCATTTCCACCGACTGCCAACTCACCGGTCTATCTTCTTCACATTTCCATCATATTATACTGAGTTCAACTGTATTATCATTTCATGTTGTTGCCAAAACGCTCGTAGcttggtggtaaaggaggtaCAGCTGTACTGCCCGCCACCCGGGTTCGAGTCTTGGCCACAACAGATTTAACATCCCTTCCGTTGGGGCGCTGGACCCCTTTCAGGGGATAGTTGGGAATGTGTCTGCTCAGATAccagagttatcaaaaaaaaaaaaaaaaaaaaaaatgttgttgccaaaaaaaaaaaatcatttcacgctttttgttttgttccaCTCGTAATAGTAATACGGTCTAAACTTCATAAATGGCTCAACAATTTTGTAGGAGTATTATTGTTGTTGCAATGTCacaatttaaatttaaacttgataaaaatatatcatttttttcctAATTGTTTATTTATGTCAAACATtacacataaaaaataaattagtatgGTTTTGATTTGTGAGATTCTTCAAGTTATCAAAATATCAGTTTTATTATTgagagtttatatatatatattttttaaataacaattttGTATGTAGGATTGTAATTAAGCGAGGTtaacaaaaatcaaatttgaaatatagaAAAAGTTGCATGAGATGCTTGAAGACATGGCAAATATATGCATGAAGATAATATGAAGGGGTTACcgattatttttctcttttcttttgccAACGGTTAGCTCAGCTGTTACCTAAGAAAAATAACTTCTTtttatcaaacaaaaaataacatttattttataattttcactGTCATTCGCGCCCAATTGTTATTCGCTGGCTTCGAATGGTGACCATTGTCCCGCCCCGTCTttcagttaacagtaacaaaaatctttacatatactatatatctatacatttttataactgttaaaaccgcaccgcagttgaaccgcttgtcccCCGCACtgctcaaaccgcagtcaccattcggagcCAATTGTACTTAACTTTTCCCTTCATTTTCATGTATCGTCATTTTCGTGAATTATTTGATtggaataattttttaaaatgacaataATTTACTATCATGCAAAGATTCATTCACGTTTAAAACTAAAGTAACTATAATCTTAACAGCTTGGTATAGTGAAATACGCAGCTAAAACCTGATGTACATGAGCATTTAAATTGGCTGCTGCGATTGAAGAATACGTATATTAACATATGAAATTATTGAGCCTCAGGATAATATCCACAATATAATCCATACCGCCAAAAGTATGTATGTCCCATGCATAattgaacaaaaagaaaagtttattaatattttgttgttgtcttcTGCAAATGCTAGTACTGCTAGTCTGCTATCATTATCATCATTGATATtccagaaaaaataaataaaataaatataaagaaaaaacaaacaaacacaataaGTAAAGCTACACTATTAGGTAATAATTAAAGACATTTTAAGGCTAAAACTTAGTTATAAAATACACGAACATTAAAAGGCCAAGACCAAGGAAACATAAATGCTTTTTACTTTCATCAATGTCAAAAAAGAAGTTTTCGCACCAAATGGTCAAACTTGGATCTTTGACAATTTTGTTCCAGTGCATCATgcttttacctttttatttatttacgtATATTATCTTACCTAATTTTTTTAACCTAAATTACCTtacatgttttgtttatttcGAAGCTATATTTGTACCTATAGATGTTTTAAATGATCTTGATGTGAATGAGTCAATTAATATGatggctcaggtgatgcagttaggcgtaggtcttcataaggcagatagtattgtcggttgtcgaatcgtctatgtaatttttcctatatcataattgtaagatcgtaataaatcagcgttaaaaaaaggAGAtgttttaaatgtgaaatatatttatgtaattatagagaaattgccacaaataccacattcatagtaccactttttctgtttacactaaccacttttaccttcacttttaatgaagggtaaaatacaattatacccttaaagttaactaatctagacttagggtttagagttgaggtgGGGtatgtttttggaatgtgaaatttatgattctaataaatatataaatacttaaaaaatatatgaaaaatttaaaaaatagtttcaaaaataattttcgtttttcaaaaaaaatttgaaaaaaaaataaaaaaaaattcgaaaaaaatattcaaaaaaaaaagttttataaaaaaattcgaatttgaaaaagtatatttcgaaaaataattttttttttttttatattttatttaaataataatttattatatatataaataacaaggacataagagtcttttgtcacttaatgattaatgtatttttgaaaatgtctcattaatgatggtaaaaatgaaaagtggtagcatgaaaatggtaaacatgtaatttcccatgTAATATCTcgattacaaaaatattaatcgtGTGAAATTATACTATAACTTATGTGTAAGACGCAAgattttgttattaattatCTTTTACTTGATTATTAATTATCTTTAATTCATACTGATTATCAATCAAACATTTGGATAATTATAAATTGTATAATAATTAGTGAGTGATAATTTTAGATTCACTTTAGTAATCactcttataaattataattatgaaaattgAGACAATGAATACCAATTTAGACCCTAAACCAACGATTTAGGAAGATGAGAGCATCAAAGATCCAAATATGACCGACAACAAACATTAATTGATACCCTTCGATTACGAAATAAGAGCCCTTGCGTCGAGGGTGTTTATGTAACTTCCTTTAATAAACGAagattaattaaaagaaaatacgaAAGAAGATGGCGAAGAAAACggaaagtagagagagagagaaataaaaGAGAGAAGTAAGAGCTGGATTCACATGGacttgttctctctctctctctccttccttTATTCTCATCTTGcgacttctctctctctctctctctccaccaACAAAACTGATTGAAACCAATTTTGTTCTCTCtcactcttctttctcttccctTCTCTGCCTCTAACGCCATGGCTGACGATAAGGTAAAAGCTAATTGTACTTTGTGGGAAGATCCTTGTCTGTTTTCCACATTTTACCCTTCAGCTTATTGTCGGAGAGAGAGTCTTGTTctgctagattttttttttttataaatcaagATAAGAACTCAATAGCTAGTGTTGTTGAAGTTGAAGGGGGTTTCAAAGTTTTGGGTTTGTAaaaagtttctttctttttttgagtTAACATGATAGATCTCTGAGGTTGCTTATGGGTCTTGAGTTCTGAGTTAGACGACTATTCTTAAAAGAGGATTTGTAAATTAAGCAtctttagggtttagggatctGTACTCTACTTGCTAGATCTAGAACTGGGCATAGAGATTCGTTCttgttatgttttgtttttattacatCCGTTTCTGTTTCTGTTTTACCTTTCTTCTCGCGTGACTACTCGTAGTAACGGCAACTTCTTTTTGACCAACAAAAGATTCCTTCTTTCTTTGACCCTTTTGAATTAAGCTTTTAGTTTTAGGTTTTTGCTGACCTTTAACGCTTTGTCTATTACAGGAGGTGCCGGGTGCTGTAGTTAACGGACACGATCAAGTCACTGGCCACATAATCTCCACAACTATCGGAGGCAAAAACGGAGAACCAAAACAGACGATAAGTTACATGGCGGAGCGTGTCGTCGGAACAGGCTCCTTCGGGATAGTTTTCCAGGCGAAGTGTCTCGAGACCGGAGAAACCGTGGCGATAAAGAAGGTTCTGCAAGACAGGAGGTACAAGAACCGAGAGCTTCAGCTGATGCGTGTTATGGACCATCCTAATGTGGTTTGTTTGAAGCATTGCTTCTTCTCCACCACTAGTAAAGACGAGCTGTTCCTCAACTTGGTTATGGAGTATGTACCCGAGAGCTTGTACCGTGTTCTGAAACATTACAGCACTGCTAACCAGAGAATGCCTCTTGTCTATGTTAAACTCTACATGTACCAGGTAACAACAACACATCTGAAGTGATTTATTTTGAAGAAATGTTTGGTCTGATGAACTTTTTGTGTTGTGTCAGATCTTCAGGGGACTTGCGTACATGCACAATGTTGCTGGAGTTTGTCACAGAGATCTAAAGCCTCAAAATCTTCTGGTATGCGTTAACCTTTCAAGATTCATCAACTCTTTGTgttgtttctttctttgctAATCTGTCTCCCTTTCTCTACAGGTTGATCCTCTGACTCATCAAGTCAAGATCTGTGACTTTGGCAGTGCCAAACAGCTTGTAAGACTTTAGAACATTATAAATTCTTTTGACTTGTAGCTTTTACTGATGAAGTTTTATATTTTGCATCAGGTTAAAGGTGAAGCCAACATCTCTTACATATGTTCAAGATTCTACCGTGCACCAGAGCTCATATTTGGTGCCACTGAGTACACAACTTCCATTGATATCTGGTCTGCTGGTTGTGTTCTTGCTGAGCTTCTCCTTGGTCAGGTAAACCAATTTTTTACTAATCACAGTCATTACTTTCGCGTTAGAAGTCAttgtaataatattatgttCTTATGAACGCAGCCATTATTCCCTGGAGAAAATGCTGTGGATCAGCTCGTTGAAATCATCAAAGTAAGAATCCTTAACACTAAATCTGCAAAATTACATTCATTGGCTACAACAGATCCTGATTGATTTAAGTTGTTGAAAAACAGGTTCTTGGTACACCAACTCGAGAAGAGATCCGTTGTATGAATCCACATTACACGGACTTTAGGTTCCCACAGATAAAGGCACACCCTTGGCACAAGATTTTCCATAAAAGGATGCCTCCAGAAGCGATTGATTTCGCATCAAGGCTGCTTCAGTACTCTCCAAGTCTTAGATGCACAGCTGTGAGTGTTGCTCTTGagatttctctctctctaagggTCTTAACTGAAAATGCTAATAAAtagtgtttttttgttttgtttctggtGTGACTTCAGCTTGAAGCTTGTGCACATCCGTTCTTTGATGAACTGAGAGAACCAAATGCTCGTTTACCAAACGGACGGCCTTTCCCGCCAATCTTCAACTTCAAACAAGAGGTAGCTGGAGCATCACCAGAGCTGGTCAACAAGTTGATTCCGGACCATATCAAGAGACAGTTGGGTCTAAGTTTCTTGAATCAGTCTGGAACTTAAAACGATCAGAAGATGAGGGACTTTATATGTATAATGTACCATTACTCAGAGGCAGAAGAAGGTAGTTGAACGCAATGTGGAGGATAACAAATCAGAAGTTTTGTCTCCTCAAACTCAGTTCCAGGAATGTTTCCTTTGGGAGACAAGTTTGATGGTCAAAGACAGCTTCTACAAACCTGACTTCCCCAAATCTGCAAGAATAGCTATTCAGatgtatctttttctttttctttttcctttttaagtTTTGTGAGAAAACAAAATCTTCCCTTGTACTTCATTCTTTCTGCATCTGTATATGAGTTTAGTAGTTAGAGTTTCTTTATATAGTAAAGTTTGAGCAGAAGTTGAAGGAATCTTTAGTCAAAGAGATCCAAAGTCTACCAAAAGAGGAAGGCTTGAGTTCTTCTGCAGTTTAAGGGGTTTCTGTTCTTTTTTGGTTCTTTTCTCCTTTGGAATGTTTTGTCTTCTAATGAAATGGTTTGTTTCACTTAACCTTCTTACAAAGGCAAATCTCAAGACTATCTTATCCTTTTTGGGAATTAAGAGAATAACTCACTCTTTGAGACGGGAAGCAGGATAGATAAAGTCCCGAACTAGAAATCCTACTTGCGGATTCCAAGAATGGGGATACACAAGCCTAAAAGACGATCGTTGATAGAGAGAGATCGACTTAGAAGAATGTGTTCGTGTGCTAAACTCTGTTATGAGCTTTGGCAAAGTAACGTGAGAGATAAATAATAGATTTGGAAAATAGGTTTATTGATTGTCTATTGAAACTTGCCGTGAGGCTACATATATATAGCAAAATCAAAGGAGAAGATTAACCTAGCTAGGAAAAGGAAAATAGATAAAGCCAAGTGAAATAAAGAAAAACCAAATAAAGAGATCTGATAGAC
It encodes:
- the LOC103834079 gene encoding NEDD8-activating enzyme E1 regulatory subunit AXR1-like isoform X1, with amino-acid sequence MAGYDSVKAKFIEESPDTLIMTSPSFFSQFTLVIATQLVGDSMVKLDRICREANVKLVFVRSYGLAGIVRVSVKEHTIIDSKPDHFLDDLRLNNHGVSQTCHRGRSIVDYSFVILCCLV
- the LOC103834080 gene encoding shaggy-related protein kinase eta, with protein sequence MADDKEVPGAVVNGHDQVTGHIISTTIGGKNGEPKQTISYMAERVVGTGSFGIVFQAKCLETGETVAIKKVLQDRRYKNRELQLMRVMDHPNVVCLKHCFFSTTSKDELFLNLVMEYVPESLYRVLKHYSTANQRMPLVYVKLYMYQIFRGLAYMHNVAGVCHRDLKPQNLLVDPLTHQVKICDFGSAKQLVKGEANISYICSRFYRAPELIFGATEYTTSIDIWSAGCVLAELLLGQPLFPGENAVDQLVEIIKVLGTPTREEIRCMNPHYTDFRFPQIKAHPWHKIFHKRMPPEAIDFASRLLQYSPSLRCTALEACAHPFFDELREPNARLPNGRPFPPIFNFKQEVAGASPELVNKLIPDHIKRQLGLSFLNQSGT
- the LOC103834079 gene encoding NEDD8-activating enzyme E1 regulatory subunit AXR1-like isoform X2, producing MAGYDSVKAKFIEESPDTLIMTSPSFFSQFTLVIATQLVGDSMVKLDRICREANVKLVFVRSYGLAGIVRVSVKEHTIIDSKPDHFLDDLRFLCSHVCSRTCLL